The Bdellovibrionales bacterium genome includes the window TAACCAGTGATAAATCATGAACGCTCTTATGTATTACTTTGCTGAAAAATTAATGGGCTCGAGCTGAAGAACTATTTTTTCAAGAGCGCTTCCGCGGGACCCCTTAACAACTACTAAAGAGTTTTTTTCTATCACACTTTTGATTTTTGATGCAAGCGATTGTTCATAAGTATCTGAAGTTATTAGATTTTTCTCATTTTTGCGAGCCCTCTCAAAACCTTTGCGAAGGCTTCCCGCAGAGGGACCAATAAAGAAACAGGTTTGAATATGAGATTTTCCGATCCACTCGCCCAATTCTTCATGGGCTTGAGGGGCATATTCTCCCTGCTCCAACATTTCCCCAAAGATGCCCACCACTTTTTTAGACTTCACTTCAGGAGCTTCTAGATTTTTAAGAAGCGCGCGAAAACTCT containing:
- a CDS encoding UDP-N-acetylmuramoylalanyl-D-glutamyl-2, 6-diaminopimelate--D-alanyl-D-alanine ligase, with the protein product AGVRDEAKVPVWGEHNIWNLMAAATICIAAGMDPRQIWANFGRCRSAWGRNQWIQLKSGADVVFDGYNANPESFRALLKNLEAPEVKSKKVVGIFGEMLEQGEYAPQAHEELGEWIGKSHIQTCFFIGPSAGSLRKGFERARKNEKNLITSDTYEQSLASKIKSVIEKNSLVVVKGSRGSALEKIVLQLEPINFSAK